From Salvia splendens isolate huo1 chromosome 3, SspV2, whole genome shotgun sequence, a single genomic window includes:
- the LOC121793623 gene encoding glucose-induced degradation protein 4 homolog, which yields MPVRMVETSSPSEVSGSTTGNTMPQPCTLLSVGQAFSGTQNVSSLQKDEAWRVNVRIQGYDHDRGYLCGTMEALNVPMADTPVVTFWEGEIVDTKNYTFYTGKWGATREDDIKHWTKFPSFPPLLPKVEPDGGKSLDLSNYPYIFMRWKEQHFVNVGTDCGLTIAGFYYVCFSCSDGSINGFYYDPNSSPFQKLELKSISVGRLGFSFSTYELQ from the exons ATGCCGGTGAGAATGGTAGAGACTTCCTCTCCTTCTGAAGTTTCAG GTTCAACTACTGGAAATACTATGCCCCAGCCCTGTACACTCTTAAGTGTTGGACAG GCTTTCTCAGGGACTCAGAATGTTTCGAGTCTACAGAAAGATGAAGCTTGGAGAGTGAATGTACGAATCCAGGGTTATGACCATGATCGTGGATATCTATGTGGCACAATGGAAGCTCTGAATGTTCCCATGGCAGATACTCCG GTTGTTACGTTTTGGGAAGGGGAGATTGTGGACACCAAGAACTATACATTCTATACTGGAAAGTGGGGAGCAAC GCGAGAAGACGACATCAAGCACTGGACAAAATTTCCATCCTTTCCTCCTCTACTG CCCAAAGTGGAACCTGATGGAGGGAAGTCATTAGACTTGAGCAACTATCCTTATATATTCATG AGGTGGAAGGAGCAACACTTTGTCAACGTTGGAACTGATTGCGGACTGACAATCGCTGGCTTTTACTACGTCTGCTTCTCCTGTAGTGATGGATCTATCAACGGATTCTATTATGATCCTAACAGCAG CCCTTTTCAAAAGTTGGAGCTGAAGTCCATAAGTGTTGGAAGATTGGGATTCAGTTTCTCCACTTATGAGCTGCAGTAA